Below is a window of Flavobacteriales bacterium DNA.
AATGAATTTGCATACTACACTAGAAGAAGTACTAAGCAAGAGATTGGTATGTTGCGTCCCGAGACCGTTGAGGAATTTATAATGTCTCGTAAGGAAGATGAGTATTTTGATTCAGGACAAAAGATGTCAGCTCCTTTTAATTTAAGATCTAACGAGGGCGGACCTAGCTTATCTATTGATAATAGAGAATTGTTTTTCACTATTTGCGCAAAGGAAAGAGGGTACAAGAATTGTGATATTTACTATTCTAAAATGAAGTATGAGAATTGGTCAGAGTTAAAACGCCTCAAATATCCTATCAATAAGCCTGACAGTTGGGAGTCTCAGCCTACAATTTCATCAGATGGAAACACCCTTATTTTTAGTAGTATCAGAGCTGGAGGAGTGGGAGGCTCAGATTTGTATAGTGTTATTAGAGATGAAAGCGGCAATTGGGGCAATCTTAATTCGCTAATGATTAATACAGAGGGTAATGAAAAATCTCCTTTTTTACACCCAGATAGCGAAACTTTATATTTCTCTTCAGACACCCATTTAGGATTAGGTGGTTTGGATATTTTTTATTGTAAGAAAGATTCTACTGGCAACTGGGCAAACCCTATTAATATTGGATATCCTATAAATAGTGAAAATGATGATATAGCATTCTTTGTTAGTACGGATGGAAAAACAGCTTATTTTTCATCAAATAAATTGTCTGGTGTAGGCGGTTGGGATTTGTATGAATTTCCTTTGTATAAAGCTGCAAGACCTGAAAAAGTATTGTTTATAAAAGGTGATGTTAAAGCTGAGCAAGGAGAGTTGTTGTTTGATGCTGTCGTTGAGGTGAAGTCAATGAAAACAAAACAAGTTACACGAGTGGAGGTTAATCAGGAGAGTGGACAATATGTAGGAGTTATAAATGTGCAAGAAGACGAAGATGTAATGGTGACTGTGAAGACAAAAGATTATGCTTTCAATTCCCAATATATTTCTGCTGCTGATGAAAATTATCATAAACCTAGTCAGTTAGACTTTGAAATGCAATCTATAGAAGAAGGCAAGTCTTTTCGTATTAATAATATCTATTTTGATACTGATGCTTTTGATCTTAATCCTCAAGCTCAAGGTGTATTAAATAGTTTTACTGATTTCATGGATTTAAATCCAAGTGTTAATGTAGAAATACATGGTCATACGGATGATGTTGGAGATAACGCTTCAAATTTGGATTTATCGACTAAAAGAGCAAAAGAAGTGCATGATTACCTTATTCAAATAGGGGTTGCTTCTAATCGTATTTCCTTTAAAGGTTTTGGTGAATCCAAGCCTTTGGTTGCTAACGATTCTGAAAAAAATAAAGCTATCAACCGAAGGACAGAGTTCTTCATTACCAAAAAATAATCAAAAAAAAACCTGCACTTTAATTGGTGCAGGTTGTATGATGAAAGATAAAACTTAGTTTCTTTTCTCTTTAATTCTTGCTTTTTTACCTGTTAAGCCTCTTAGATAAAAAATACGAGCTCTTCTTACGGAACCTTCTTTGTTTACCTCGATTTTCTCGACAGCAGGTGATAATACTGGAAAAATTCTTTCCACACCAATACCGCTTGAAATTTTGCGTACTGTAAATGTTTCGGTAGTGCTTTTACCTTTTCTTTGAATTACTACACCTTTAAAAAGCTGAGTTCTTTCTTTGCCACCCTCTTTAATTTTGTAGTGTACAGTTACTGTGTCGCCAGCGCTAAAAGAAGGAAAATCGTTTCCTTTTAATAATTCGTTTTCTACGTACTTAATTTGTTCCATTGTAGTAATCTTTATTTTTTGCCTTGAAAAAGGTTTGCAATATTACGATATAATTTTAAATAACGCTTAAGAATTAAAAGAAAAAATACAACTTAGGAATCTAGTATATCGGGTCTTCTTTTTTTTGTCCTTTCTAACGCTTGTTCATGTCTCCATTCTTCTATCTTCGGGAAGTTGCCTGAAAGCAGTATTTCTGGAACTTTCCATTGGTTGTATTCTGCAGGTCTTGTGTAGACTGGTGGTGCCAACAGATTGTCTTGAAAAGAGTCTGTAAGGGCAGATGTTTCGTCAGAAATCACACCAGGAATAAGTCTAATTATGCTATCGCATAAAATAGCTGCCGCTAATTCGCCACCAGTAAGAACAAAATCACCAATAGATAGTTCGTGGGTAATGTAATGATCTCTAATCCGCTGGTCTACGCCTTTGTAGTGGCCGCATAGAATAATGATGTTTTCAAAAGTAGAGTAATGGTTAGAGATAGATTGGTTTAATCGTTCGCCATCAGGTGTCATATAAATTATAGCATCGTAGCTTCGTTCGGACTTTAATTTCTCTATGCAGTCAGCAATGGGCTGTATGCACATGACCATTCCAGCGCCACCACCGAATTGATAATCGTCTACTTTTTTGTGTTTGTCAGTCGAGTAGGAGCGAATGTCGTGTAGCTTTATTTCTACTATTTTTTTCTCAATAGCACGCTGCAAAATGGAATGTTCAAAAGGGCTTTTTAAAAGCTGTGGATGAATCGTTAATATGTCAATTCTCATTTTTCAAAGTTACAACAAATCTTTTTTATGTCTTGTGAGTAGGGTTTAAAATAATGGTCAAAATGCTAACTGACAAAATGTCAAAAATAAATCATAAAATAATTATAATCAATATATTATATTGCTTATATAAAGTTTTAATTTTTAAAGCTAAGTATTATGATCTTATACTTGAAGAGTTAATTAAACTAGATTTCCAAAGTGAATATTCTGCAAAAAAAAATGTAGATTTGTATAATATTTTAAACATCTTAAAGTCCTAGCCCAATGAAAAAAATCATTTTATTTTTTTTAACTATTCTTACTATTCCTTTTAGCGCACAATCTCAAGATTATATCGGTCAATGGAGAAGTAGTGATACTACAGAACTTGTTGAAATTACTGCAGATACCATTTTTGTTTACGAACTTGAAGACAACTGTTATGATTTAACCAAA
It encodes the following:
- the rplS gene encoding 50S ribosomal protein L19, whose amino-acid sequence is MEQIKYVENELLKGNDFPSFSAGDTVTVHYKIKEGGKERTQLFKGVVIQRKGKSTTETFTVRKISSGIGVERIFPVLSPAVEKIEVNKEGSVRRARIFYLRGLTGKKARIKEKRN
- a CDS encoding OmpA family protein translates to MRLILLILLCFNFTLIAQNNCNLEVDGVAKKNYNKAKRLADDLRFSESLRYINKAIEIQTDYPNAYFLMGRIYELKKDMDNAKTYYEKTIEVCPMHSPLVYWFLATSEMEQKSFKQAKKYFSSYLEFLSLPEENKAMARHQLKIAKFYDDMYSNPVPFSPKPVKGVCTSDDEYLSALSPDNEFAYYTRRSTKQEIGMLRPETVEEFIMSRKEDEYFDSGQKMSAPFNLRSNEGGPSLSIDNRELFFTICAKERGYKNCDIYYSKMKYENWSELKRLKYPINKPDSWESQPTISSDGNTLIFSSIRAGGVGGSDLYSVIRDESGNWGNLNSLMINTEGNEKSPFLHPDSETLYFSSDTHLGLGGLDIFYCKKDSTGNWANPINIGYPINSENDDIAFFVSTDGKTAYFSSNKLSGVGGWDLYEFPLYKAARPEKVLFIKGDVKAEQGELLFDAVVEVKSMKTKQVTRVEVNQESGQYVGVINVQEDEDVMVTVKTKDYAFNSQYISAADENYHKPSQLDFEMQSIEEGKSFRINNIYFDTDAFDLNPQAQGVLNSFTDFMDLNPSVNVEIHGHTDDVGDNASNLDLSTKRAKEVHDYLIQIGVASNRISFKGFGESKPLVANDSEKNKAINRRTEFFITKK
- the trmD gene encoding tRNA (guanosine(37)-N1)-methyltransferase TrmD, with amino-acid sequence MRIDILTIHPQLLKSPFEHSILQRAIEKKIVEIKLHDIRSYSTDKHKKVDDYQFGGGAGMVMCIQPIADCIEKLKSERSYDAIIYMTPDGERLNQSISNHYSTFENIIILCGHYKGVDQRIRDHYITHELSIGDFVLTGGELAAAILCDSIIRLIPGVISDETSALTDSFQDNLLAPPVYTRPAEYNQWKVPEILLSGNFPKIEEWRHEQALERTKKRRPDILDS